A window of the Desulfotignum phosphitoxidans DSM 13687 genome harbors these coding sequences:
- a CDS encoding SpoIIAA family protein, with protein sequence MFKVKKIGPDRLDIELSGELNTEEMKVALDELSDKSQDIENGKMLYEIIDFHLPSLGAIAVEFSRFPAMFGLIRKFDRAAILTDKTWLKKASEFEGHLIPGLEIKAFARDQKVEAEAWLSS encoded by the coding sequence ATGTTTAAAGTAAAGAAAATCGGTCCTGATCGCCTGGATATTGAATTAAGCGGCGAATTAAACACTGAAGAAATGAAAGTGGCATTAGACGAACTTTCCGACAAATCCCAAGACATTGAAAACGGAAAAATGCTTTATGAAATAATCGACTTTCACCTGCCATCCCTGGGTGCAATTGCGGTTGAGTTTTCTCGTTTTCCCGCCATGTTTGGTCTTATCAGAAAATTTGATCGGGCAGCAATTCTAACTGACAAAACCTGGTTGAAAAAAGCAAGCGAGTTTGAAGGGCATTTGATTCCAGGTCTTGAAATCAAAGCATTTGCCAGAGATCAAAAAGTAGAAGCAGAGGCCTGGCTTTCGAGTTAA